The Streptomyces sp. HUAS CB01 genome has a segment encoding these proteins:
- the rpmE gene encoding 50S ribosomal protein L31, which produces MKRDIHPEYVETQVSCTCGASFTTRSTIQGGNIRAEVCSECHPFYTGKQKILDTGGRVARFEARFGKAAGSAKK; this is translated from the coding sequence TTGAAGCGCGACATCCACCCCGAGTACGTCGAGACCCAGGTGAGCTGCACCTGCGGCGCGTCGTTCACCACCCGCAGCACGATCCAGGGCGGCAACATCCGCGCCGAGGTCTGCTCCGAGTGCCACCCGTTCTACACGGGCAAGCAGAAGATCCTCGACACCGGTGGCCGTGTGGCCCGCTTCGAGGCCCGCTTCGGCAAGGCTGCCGGCTCCGCCAAGAAGTAG
- the glyA gene encoding serine hydroxymethyltransferase: protein MPVSTPAPARTPATPADLDVLRRQDPEIAEVVLGEMARQADSLQLIAAENFTSPAVLAALGSPLANKYAEGYPGARHHGGCELVDAAERIAVDRATALFGADHANVQPHSGSSAVLAAYAALLRPGDTVLAMGLSFGGHLTHGSPANFSGRWFTFVPYGVDAESGLLDYEHILRLAREHRPKAIVCGSISYPRHPDYAAFREIADEVGAYLLADAAHPMGLIAGGAAPSPVPYADVVCATTHKVLRGPRGGMILCGSHLAERIDRAVFPFTQGGAQMHTIAAKAVAFGEAATAGFAGYAHHVVANARVLAEGLEAEGFAVTTGGTDTHLITADPAPLGFDGRTARGRLAAAGMVLDTCALPYGDGRGIRLGTAAVTTQGMGEAEMARIAVLFTTALRAEGEEIHRVREEVRELVGRFPPY, encoded by the coding sequence ATGCCGGTCAGTACCCCCGCACCCGCCCGCACCCCTGCCACGCCCGCCGACCTCGACGTCCTGCGCCGGCAGGACCCCGAGATCGCCGAGGTCGTGCTCGGCGAGATGGCCCGGCAGGCCGACAGCCTCCAGCTGATCGCCGCGGAGAACTTCACCTCGCCCGCGGTCCTCGCCGCCCTCGGCTCCCCGCTCGCCAACAAGTACGCCGAGGGCTATCCCGGCGCGCGCCACCACGGCGGCTGCGAACTCGTCGACGCCGCCGAGCGGATCGCGGTCGACCGGGCCACCGCCCTCTTCGGCGCGGACCACGCCAACGTGCAGCCCCACTCCGGCTCCTCGGCCGTCCTCGCGGCGTACGCGGCGCTGCTGCGGCCGGGCGACACCGTCCTCGCGATGGGCCTGTCCTTCGGCGGGCACCTCACCCACGGCTCACCGGCCAACTTCTCCGGCCGCTGGTTCACCTTCGTCCCGTACGGCGTCGACGCCGAGTCGGGCCTGCTGGACTACGAGCACATCCTCAGGCTCGCCCGCGAGCACCGGCCGAAGGCCATCGTCTGCGGCTCGATCTCCTACCCCCGGCACCCCGACTACGCCGCGTTCCGGGAGATCGCCGACGAGGTCGGGGCCTATCTGCTCGCCGACGCGGCGCATCCGATGGGCCTGATCGCCGGGGGAGCCGCACCGAGCCCGGTTCCGTATGCGGACGTCGTGTGCGCCACGACCCACAAGGTGCTGCGCGGCCCACGGGGCGGCATGATCCTCTGCGGCAGCCATCTGGCGGAGCGGATCGACCGCGCGGTCTTCCCCTTCACCCAGGGCGGGGCCCAGATGCACACGATCGCCGCCAAGGCCGTGGCCTTCGGCGAGGCGGCGACCGCCGGGTTCGCCGGTTACGCCCACCACGTCGTCGCCAACGCCCGGGTCCTCGCCGAAGGGCTGGAGGCGGAGGGCTTCGCGGTCACCACCGGCGGCACCGACACCCATCTGATCACCGCGGACCCCGCACCGCTGGGCTTCGACGGCCGCACGGCGCGGGGCCGGCTCGCCGCCGCCGGAATGGTGCTCGACACCTGCGCGCTGCCGTACGGCGACGGCCGGGGCATCCGCCTCGGCACCGCGGCCGTGACCACCCAGGGGATGGGCGAGGCCGAGATGGCGAGGATCGCCGTGCTCTTCACCACGGCGCTGCGCGCGGAGGGCGAGGAGATCCACCGCGTTCGCGAAGAAGTGCGGGAACTGGTCGGGAGATTTCCGCCGTATTGA
- a CDS encoding protein-tyrosine-phosphatase — protein MTLPEGRGIEGTAVTGGTFRILHVSTGNVCRSPITERLTRHALSHRLGDPLAGGLLVESAGTWGHEGAPMEANAATVLGDFGADPSGFTGRELLDEHVIRADLVLTATRDHRAQVISMGHSAGLRTFTLKEFTRLVRAIDPATLPDPDHDGVVERARALVRAAAALRGWLLAPSAEADEVYDPYGGPITFFRSIGDEIHQALDPVLTALTGVPARH, from the coding sequence GTGACCCTCCCTGAGGGGCGTGGCATAGAAGGTACGGCCGTCACCGGCGGCACATTCCGGATCCTCCACGTCAGCACCGGCAACGTCTGCCGCTCGCCGATCACCGAGCGGCTGACGCGGCATGCCCTGAGCCACCGGCTCGGCGACCCCCTCGCCGGCGGGCTGCTCGTGGAGAGCGCGGGCACCTGGGGCCACGAGGGCGCGCCCATGGAGGCGAACGCCGCGACGGTCCTCGGCGACTTCGGCGCCGACCCCAGCGGTTTCACGGGGCGCGAGCTGCTCGACGAGCACGTCATCCGGGCGGACCTGGTGCTCACCGCCACGCGCGACCACCGCGCCCAGGTCATCTCCATGGGCCACTCCGCCGGTCTGCGCACCTTCACCCTGAAGGAGTTCACCCGGCTCGTCCGGGCGATAGACCCGGCGACCCTGCCGGATCCCGACCACGACGGAGTCGTCGAGCGTGCCCGGGCCCTGGTGCGGGCGGCCGCGGCGCTGCGCGGCTGGCTGCTCGCGCCGAGCGCGGAGGCGGACGAGGTCTACGACCCGTACGGGGGGCCCATCACCTTCTTCCGCTCCATCGGCGACGAGATCCACCAGGCGCTCGACCCCGTGCTGACGGCGCTGACGGGCGTCCCGGCCCGCCACTGA
- a CDS encoding MraY family glycosyltransferase, which translates to MRDYLLTLCVTAAVTYLLTGPVRKFAIATGAMPEIRARDVHREPTPRLGGIAMFFGLCAGLLVADHLRNLNSVFELSNEPRALLSGAALIWLIGVLDDKFEIDALIKLGGQMIAAGVMVMQGLTILWLPIPGVGTVSLTQWQGTLLTVALVVITINAVNFVDGLDGLAAGMVCIASAAFFLYAYRMWFGYGIEAAAPATLFASVLMGMCLGFLPHNMHPARIFMGDSGSMLIGLVLAASAISVTGQVDPDALKLFEGSTRQATHAALPVFIPLLLPLTIIAIPVADLLLAIVRRTWKGKSPFAADRGHLHHRLLEIGHSHSRAVLIMYFWSALIAFGVVLYSVHSASMWIVFAIVVLSFVGLVLLLLPRFTPRAPRWAESFVPPRYRRRPRPVAAARSTAPGVPAGTAPDLADPADAAAVGLDEERIPVPAGINGATAIGARSRFTDGRRAEFLKR; encoded by the coding sequence GTGCGTGATTACCTGCTGACGCTCTGTGTCACGGCTGCGGTGACCTACCTTCTGACCGGACCGGTGCGGAAGTTCGCCATCGCGACCGGAGCGATGCCGGAGATCCGGGCCCGCGACGTCCACCGTGAACCGACGCCGCGGCTCGGCGGCATCGCCATGTTCTTCGGCCTGTGCGCCGGCCTGCTCGTCGCCGACCATCTGCGCAATCTCAACAGCGTGTTCGAGCTCTCCAACGAACCGCGGGCCCTGCTGTCCGGAGCTGCGCTGATCTGGCTGATCGGTGTGCTGGACGACAAGTTCGAGATCGACGCACTGATCAAGCTCGGCGGCCAGATGATCGCCGCGGGTGTGATGGTGATGCAGGGTCTGACGATCCTGTGGCTGCCGATCCCGGGCGTCGGGACGGTCTCCCTCACCCAGTGGCAGGGCACGCTGCTCACGGTCGCGCTGGTCGTCATCACGATCAACGCGGTGAACTTCGTGGACGGCCTGGACGGACTGGCCGCCGGCATGGTGTGCATCGCGTCCGCGGCGTTCTTCCTGTACGCGTACCGGATGTGGTTCGGCTACGGGATCGAGGCCGCCGCTCCGGCGACCCTCTTCGCGTCCGTCCTCATGGGCATGTGCCTGGGCTTCCTCCCGCACAACATGCACCCGGCGCGGATCTTCATGGGCGACTCGGGATCGATGCTGATCGGGCTGGTGCTGGCCGCGTCCGCGATCTCGGTGACGGGCCAGGTGGACCCGGACGCGCTGAAGCTCTTCGAGGGAAGCACCCGCCAGGCCACCCACGCGGCGCTGCCGGTCTTCATCCCGCTGCTGCTGCCGCTGACGATCATCGCGATCCCCGTGGCGGATCTGCTGCTGGCGATCGTCCGCCGGACCTGGAAGGGCAAGTCGCCGTTCGCCGCCGACCGCGGCCATCTCCACCACCGACTGCTGGAGATCGGGCACTCGCACAGCCGCGCGGTGCTGATCATGTACTTCTGGTCGGCCCTGATCGCGTTCGGTGTCGTCCTGTACTCGGTCCACAGCGCCTCGATGTGGATCGTCTTCGCGATCGTGGTGCTGAGCTTCGTCGGCCTGGTGCTCCTGCTGCTGCCGCGCTTCACTCCGCGGGCGCCGCGCTGGGCGGAGTCCTTCGTCCCGCCGCGCTACCGCCGCCGCCCGCGCCCCGTGGCGGCCGCGCGGTCCACGGCACCGGGCGTCCCGGCCGGCACGGCGCCGGACCTCGCCGACCCGGCCGACGCGGCCGCCGTGGGCCTCGACGAGGAGCGCATCCCGGTGCCGGCGGGCATCAACGGGGCGACGGCGATCGGGGCGCGCTCGCGGTTCACCGACGGCCGTCGGGCCGAATTTCTCAAGCGTTGA
- the atpA gene encoding F0F1 ATP synthase subunit alpha, translating to MAELTIRPEEIRDALENFVQSYKPDAASREEVGTVSLAGDGIAKVEGLPSTMANELLKFEDGTLGLALNLEDREIGAIVLGEFSGIEEGQPVQRTGEVLSVAVGEGYLGRVVDPLGNPIDGLGEIETSGRRALELQAPTVMQRKSVHEPMETGYKAVDAMTPVGRGQRQLIIGDRQTGKTALAVDTIINQRDNWRSGDPKKQVRCIYVAIGQKGSTIASVRGALEEAGALEYTTIVAAPASDPAGFKYLAPYTGSAIGQHWMYEGKHVLIVFDDLSKQADAYRAVSLLLRRPPGREAYPGDVFYLHSRLLERCAKLSDEMGAGSMTGLPIVETKANDVSAFIPTNVISITDGQCFLESDLFNAGQRPALNVGISVSRVGGSAQHKAMKQVSGRLRVDLAQYRELEAFAAFGSDLDAASKSALERGKRMVELLKQPQYAPYPTENQVVSIWAGTTGKMDDVPVEDIRRFESELLEFLHREHKTLMTSIREGGKMSDDLLEKLAESIVDFKKQFETSDGKLLGEDAPATVNVSK from the coding sequence ATGGCGGAGCTCACGATCCGGCCGGAGGAGATCCGGGACGCGCTGGAGAACTTTGTCCAGTCGTACAAGCCGGACGCGGCCTCGCGCGAGGAGGTCGGTACGGTCAGCCTTGCCGGCGACGGCATCGCGAAGGTCGAGGGTCTTCCCTCGACGATGGCCAACGAACTGCTGAAGTTCGAGGACGGCACCCTCGGCCTCGCCCTCAACCTCGAGGACCGCGAGATCGGTGCCATCGTCCTCGGTGAGTTCAGCGGCATCGAGGAGGGCCAGCCGGTGCAGCGCACCGGCGAGGTCCTGTCCGTCGCCGTCGGCGAGGGCTACCTCGGCCGCGTTGTCGACCCGCTCGGCAACCCGATCGACGGCCTCGGCGAGATCGAGACCTCGGGCCGCCGCGCCCTCGAGCTGCAGGCCCCCACGGTCATGCAGCGCAAGTCGGTGCACGAGCCCATGGAGACGGGCTACAAGGCCGTCGACGCGATGACCCCGGTCGGCCGCGGCCAGCGTCAGCTGATCATCGGCGACCGCCAGACCGGCAAGACCGCCCTGGCCGTCGACACGATCATCAACCAGCGCGACAACTGGCGCTCCGGCGACCCGAAGAAGCAGGTCCGCTGCATCTACGTCGCCATCGGCCAGAAGGGCTCCACCATCGCGTCCGTGCGCGGCGCGCTGGAGGAGGCCGGTGCCCTCGAGTACACGACGATCGTCGCCGCCCCGGCGTCCGACCCGGCCGGCTTCAAGTACCTGGCGCCGTACACCGGTTCGGCCATCGGCCAGCACTGGATGTACGAGGGCAAGCACGTCCTCATCGTCTTCGACGACCTGTCGAAGCAGGCCGACGCCTACCGCGCCGTGTCGCTGCTGCTGCGCCGCCCGCCGGGCCGTGAGGCCTACCCGGGTGACGTCTTCTACCTGCACTCCCGCCTGCTGGAGCGTTGCGCCAAGCTGTCCGACGAGATGGGCGCCGGCTCGATGACCGGTCTGCCGATCGTCGAGACCAAGGCCAACGACGTCTCGGCGTTCATCCCGACCAACGTCATCTCCATCACCGACGGCCAGTGCTTCCTGGAGTCCGACCTGTTCAACGCCGGTCAGCGTCCGGCCCTGAACGTCGGTATCTCGGTCTCCCGTGTCGGTGGCTCCGCCCAGCACAAGGCCATGAAGCAGGTCTCCGGCCGACTCCGTGTCGACCTGGCCCAGTACCGCGAGCTGGAGGCGTTCGCCGCGTTCGGTTCCGACCTGGACGCCGCCTCGAAGTCCGCCCTGGAGCGCGGTAAGCGCATGGTCGAGCTGCTGAAGCAGCCGCAGTACGCCCCGTACCCGACGGAGAACCAGGTCGTCTCCATCTGGGCCGGCACCACCGGCAAGATGGACGACGTCCCGGTCGAGGACATCCGCCGCTTCGAGTCCGAGCTGCTCGAGTTCCTGCACCGCGAGCACAAGACGCTGATGACCTCCATCCGCGAGGGCGGCAAGATGTCCGACGACCTGCTCGAGAAGCTCGCCGAGTCGATCGTCGACTTCAAGAAGCAGTTCGAGACCTCCGACGGCAAGCTGCTCGGCGAGGACGCTCCGGCGACCGTCAACGTCTCGAAGTGA
- a CDS encoding F0F1 ATP synthase subunit B — protein MIANLVQLAAGEEQNPLLPPGPELLVGTIAFAIVFFFLAKKLLPNINKVLEERREAIEGGMEKAEAAQVEAQSVLEQYRAQLAEARHEAARLRQEATEQGAAIIAEMRAEGQRQREEIVAAGHAQIEADRKSAASALRQDVGKLATDLAGKLVGESLEDHARQSRVIDRFLDELEEKAEAAR, from the coding sequence GTGATCGCCAACCTCGTTCAGCTGGCGGCCGGGGAGGAGCAGAACCCGCTCCTCCCCCCGGGCCCCGAGCTGCTCGTCGGCACGATCGCCTTCGCCATCGTCTTCTTCTTCCTCGCCAAGAAGCTCCTCCCGAACATCAACAAGGTTCTGGAAGAGCGCCGCGAGGCCATCGAAGGCGGCATGGAGAAGGCCGAGGCGGCCCAGGTCGAGGCCCAGAGCGTGCTCGAGCAGTACCGCGCTCAGCTCGCCGAGGCCCGTCACGAGGCCGCGCGTCTGCGCCAGGAGGCCACGGAGCAGGGCGCCGCGATCATCGCCGAGATGCGCGCGGAAGGCCAGCGGCAGCGCGAGGAGATCGTCGCCGCCGGTCACGCCCAGATCGAGGCCGACCGCAAGTCCGCGGCGTCCGCGCTGCGCCAGGACGTGGGCAAGCTCGCCACCGACCTGGCCGGCAAGCTGGTCGGTGAGTCCCTCGAGGACCACGCCCGCCAGAGCCGCGTCATCGACCGCTTCCTCGACGAGCTCGAGGAGAAGGCCGAGGCTGCCCGATGA
- the prmC gene encoding peptide chain release factor N(5)-glutamine methyltransferase: MQSLPGGRPRYPRSLLLAEVAQATQRLADAGVPSPRFDAEELAAFVHGVKRGELHLVKDADFDARYWEAVARREAREPLQHITGRAFFRYLELQVGPGVFVPRPETESVVGWAIDAVRAMDVVEPLVVDLCSGSGAIALAIAQEVPRSRVHAVELSDDAIGWTRKNAQGSRVTVHHGDALAALPELDGQVDLVISNPPYIPLTEWEYVAPEARDHDPQMALFSGEDGLDTIRGIERTAHRLLRPGGLVVVEHADTQGGQVPWIFNEEAGWADAADHPDLNNRPRFATARKALP; this comes from the coding sequence GTGCAGTCGCTCCCCGGGGGACGACCCCGGTACCCCCGCTCCTTGCTGCTTGCCGAGGTGGCCCAGGCCACCCAGCGGCTGGCCGACGCCGGCGTGCCCTCACCGCGCTTCGACGCCGAGGAACTCGCCGCCTTCGTCCACGGCGTCAAGCGCGGCGAACTGCACCTGGTCAAGGACGCGGACTTCGACGCCCGCTACTGGGAGGCCGTCGCCCGCCGTGAGGCCCGCGAGCCGCTGCAGCACATCACCGGACGCGCCTTCTTCCGCTACCTGGAGCTCCAGGTCGGCCCCGGCGTCTTCGTGCCGCGGCCCGAGACCGAGTCCGTCGTCGGCTGGGCCATAGACGCGGTGCGCGCGATGGACGTCGTGGAGCCGCTCGTCGTCGACCTGTGCTCCGGCTCGGGCGCCATCGCCCTGGCGATCGCCCAGGAGGTGCCGCGCTCCCGCGTGCACGCCGTGGAACTGTCCGACGACGCGATCGGCTGGACGCGGAAGAACGCCCAGGGGTCCAGGGTCACCGTCCACCACGGAGACGCCCTCGCCGCCCTCCCTGAGCTCGACGGCCAGGTCGACCTGGTCATCTCCAACCCGCCGTACATCCCGCTGACCGAGTGGGAGTACGTGGCGCCCGAGGCACGTGACCACGACCCCCAGATGGCCCTCTTCTCCGGTGAGGACGGCCTCGACACCATCCGCGGCATCGAGCGCACCGCACACCGGCTGCTGCGCCCGGGCGGTCTCGTCGTCGTCGAGCACGCCGACACCCAGGGCGGTCAGGTGCCCTGGATCTTCAACGAGGAGGCGGGCTGGGCGGACGCGGCCGACCACCCCGACCTGAACAACCGCCCGCGCTTCGCGACGGCCCGCAAGGCCCTGCCATGA
- the prfA gene encoding peptide chain release factor 1, whose translation MFEAVEELVGEHADLEKQLADPSVHADQANARKLNKRYAELTPIVGTYRSWKQTGDDIGTARELAADDPDFAAEVKVLEKQREELTEKLRLLLVPRDPSDDKDVILEIKAGAGGDESALFAGDLLRMYLRYAERVGWKTEIIDATESELGGYKDVQVAVKLKGNATPEPGQGVWARLKYEGGVHRVQRVPATESQGRIHTSAAGVLVTPEAEEIDVEINPNDLRIDVYRSSGPGGQSVNTTDSAVRITHIPTGVVASCQNEKSQLQNKEQAMRILRSRLLAAAQEAAEQEAADARRSQVRTVDRSEKIRTYNFPENRISDHRVGFKAYNLDQVLDGELDAVIQACVDADSAAKLAAA comes from the coding sequence ATGTTCGAAGCGGTCGAGGAACTGGTCGGCGAGCACGCCGACCTCGAGAAGCAGCTCGCCGACCCTTCGGTCCACGCCGATCAGGCGAACGCGCGCAAGCTCAACAAGCGGTACGCCGAGCTGACCCCGATCGTCGGCACCTACCGCTCCTGGAAGCAGACCGGGGACGACATCGGGACGGCCCGCGAACTCGCCGCGGACGACCCCGACTTCGCCGCCGAGGTCAAGGTGCTGGAGAAGCAGCGCGAGGAGCTCACCGAGAAGCTGCGACTGCTGCTGGTGCCCCGCGACCCCAGCGACGACAAGGACGTCATCCTGGAGATCAAGGCGGGCGCGGGCGGTGACGAGTCGGCGCTGTTCGCCGGCGACCTGCTGCGGATGTACCTCCGCTACGCCGAGCGCGTCGGCTGGAAGACCGAGATCATCGACGCCACCGAGTCCGAGCTCGGCGGCTACAAGGACGTCCAGGTCGCCGTGAAGCTCAAGGGCAACGCGACCCCCGAGCCCGGTCAGGGCGTCTGGGCACGGCTGAAGTACGAGGGCGGGGTGCACCGGGTGCAGCGCGTCCCCGCGACCGAGTCCCAGGGCCGGATCCACACCTCCGCCGCCGGCGTCCTCGTGACCCCGGAGGCCGAGGAGATCGACGTGGAGATCAACCCCAACGATCTGCGCATCGACGTCTACCGCTCCTCGGGCCCCGGCGGCCAGTCCGTCAACACCACGGACTCCGCCGTGCGCATCACGCACATCCCGACCGGAGTCGTCGCCTCCTGCCAGAACGAGAAGAGCCAGCTCCAGAACAAGGAGCAGGCGATGCGTATCCTGCGCTCCAGGCTTCTCGCGGCGGCCCAGGAGGCGGCGGAGCAGGAAGCGGCGGACGCCCGCCGCAGCCAGGTCCGCACGGTCGACCGCTCCGAGAAGATCCGTACGTACAACTTCCCGGAAAACCGGATCTCGGACCACCGCGTCGGCTTCAAGGCGTACAACTTGGACCAGGTGCTCGACGGGGAACTGGACGCCGTGATCCAGGCCTGCGTCGACGCCGACTCCGCCGCGAAGCTCGCTGCGGCGTAG
- a CDS encoding L-threonylcarbamoyladenylate synthase — protein sequence MARRYDCNDATDRTTGLREAASAVRRGELVVLPTDTVYGIGADAFSSEAVAELLSAKGRGRNMPTPVLIGSPNTLHGLVTDFSEQAWELVDAFWPGALTLVARHQPSLQWDLGDTRGTVAIRMPLHPVAIELLTEVGPMAVSSANLTGHPAPETCDAAQDMLGDSVSVYLDGGATPGNVPSSIVDVTGKVPVLLRAGALEADELRKVVPDLEVAP from the coding sequence ATGGCACGGCGATACGACTGCAACGACGCGACGGACCGCACCACCGGCCTGCGGGAAGCCGCCTCGGCCGTCCGCCGCGGCGAGCTCGTCGTGCTGCCCACCGACACCGTCTACGGCATCGGCGCGGACGCGTTCAGCTCCGAGGCCGTCGCCGAGCTGCTGTCGGCCAAGGGACGCGGCCGCAACATGCCCACGCCGGTCCTCATCGGCTCCCCGAACACGCTCCACGGCCTGGTGACCGACTTCTCCGAGCAGGCGTGGGAGCTCGTCGACGCGTTCTGGCCGGGCGCGCTGACGCTCGTCGCCCGCCACCAGCCGTCCCTGCAGTGGGACCTCGGGGACACCCGCGGCACCGTCGCCATCCGCATGCCGCTGCACCCGGTCGCGATCGAGCTCCTCACCGAGGTCGGCCCCATGGCCGTGTCGTCCGCGAACCTGACGGGACACCCGGCGCCCGAGACCTGCGACGCCGCGCAGGACATGCTCGGCGACTCGGTCTCCGTGTACCTCGACGGCGGCGCGACCCCCGGCAACGTGCCGTCCTCGATCGTCGACGTCACCGGCAAGGTGCCGGTCCTGCTGCGCGCGGGTGCCCTGGAGGCGGACGAGCTCCGCAAGGTTGTACCCGACCTCGAGGTGGCGCCGTGA
- a CDS encoding F0F1 ATP synthase subunit delta: MNGASREALAAARERLDALTDSTSVDVAKLAEELVAVTALLHREVSLRRVLTDPAQPGEGKVELAARLLSGQVGGESVDLVSGMVRSRWSQSRDLVDAIEELAATAELTAAQKAGALDDVEDELFRFGRIVSSNPELRAALTDRTATAAAKSQLLRSLLGGKVHPGTERLVVRLVTAPRGRSLEAGLESLTKLAADRRNRMVAVVTSAVPLSDGQKQRLGAVLANVYGREMHLNLDVDPEVLGGISVRVGDELIDGTVLDRIAEAKRRLAG, translated from the coding sequence ATGAACGGAGCGAGCCGCGAGGCACTGGCCGCCGCACGCGAGCGTCTCGACGCGCTGACCGACAGCACGTCGGTCGACGTGGCGAAGCTCGCCGAGGAGCTGGTCGCCGTTACCGCGCTGCTCCACCGCGAGGTGTCGCTGCGTCGGGTCCTGACCGACCCGGCGCAGCCCGGTGAGGGCAAGGTCGAGCTGGCCGCGCGACTGCTGAGCGGACAGGTGGGCGGCGAGTCCGTCGACCTGGTCTCCGGCATGGTTCGTTCCCGCTGGTCGCAGTCCCGCGACCTGGTGGACGCGATCGAGGAGCTGGCGGCCACCGCCGAGCTCACCGCCGCGCAGAAGGCCGGCGCCCTGGACGACGTGGAGGACGAGCTGTTCCGGTTCGGCCGGATCGTCTCCTCCAACCCGGAGCTGCGCGCCGCGCTGACCGACCGGACCGCCACGGCGGCCGCCAAGTCCCAGCTGCTCCGCAGCCTCCTCGGCGGCAAGGTCCACCCCGGCACCGAGCGGCTCGTGGTCCGTCTTGTCACGGCACCGCGTGGACGTAGCCTGGAAGCGGGACTCGAGTCCCTCACCAAGCTCGCCGCGGACCGCCGGAACCGGATGGTCGCGGTGGTCACCTCCGCGGTACCGCTGTCCGACGGGCAGAAGCAGCGCCTCGGAGCCGTACTCGCGAACGTGTACGGCCGTGAGATGCACCTGAACCTGGACGTGGACCCCGAGGTCCTCGGCGGGATCTCGGTGCGGGTCGGCGACGAGCTGATCGACGGGACGGTCCTGGACCGCATCGCCGAGGCGAAGCGCCGCCTCGCGGGCTGA
- the atpE gene encoding ATP synthase F0 subunit C: MAATETLAAVTGSLGSIGYGLAAIGPGIGVGIVFGNGTQALARQPEAAGLIRANQILGFAFCEALALIGIVMPFVFGR; this comes from the coding sequence ATGGCTGCCACTGAGACCCTCGCCGCTGTCACCGGTTCGCTCGGCTCCATCGGCTACGGCCTCGCCGCCATCGGCCCCGGCATCGGCGTCGGCATCGTCTTCGGTAACGGCACCCAGGCTCTGGCCCGTCAGCCCGAGGCTGCCGGCCTGATCCGTGCCAACCAGATCCTCGGCTTCGCGTTCTGTGAGGCGCTCGCCCTCATCGGCATCGTTATGCCGTTCGTGTTCGGTCGCTAA
- the atpB gene encoding F0F1 ATP synthase subunit A, which produces MADNGCGFPAPGLHSFLFKPIFTVGGYEFNKVMLLALLTTLVVVSFFWVAFGKAKVVPGKLQMIGEAGYDFVRRGIVYETLGKREGEKYVPLMVSIFFFVWIMNIWSVIPLAQFPVSSIIAYPVVLAVLVYVIWVSLTFKRHGFVGGWKNITGYDPSLGPIKWLVSFIELFSNLLVRPFTHAVRLFANMFAGHLMLVMFTVASWYLLNSYMIPAAGVSFAMTMAMIVFELFVQAVQAYVFVLLACSYIQGALAEHH; this is translated from the coding sequence CTGGCCGACAACGGCTGTGGCTTTCCGGCGCCGGGCCTGCACTCCTTCCTCTTCAAGCCGATCTTCACCGTCGGCGGCTACGAGTTCAACAAGGTGATGCTGCTCGCGCTGCTCACCACACTCGTCGTCGTCAGCTTCTTCTGGGTGGCCTTCGGCAAGGCGAAGGTGGTCCCGGGCAAGCTGCAGATGATCGGTGAGGCCGGCTACGACTTCGTGCGCCGCGGGATCGTCTACGAGACGCTCGGTAAGCGGGAGGGCGAGAAGTACGTCCCGCTGATGGTCTCGATCTTCTTCTTCGTCTGGATCATGAACATCTGGTCCGTGATCCCGCTGGCCCAGTTCCCGGTGTCCTCGATCATCGCGTACCCGGTCGTGCTCGCGGTGCTCGTCTACGTGATCTGGGTGTCCCTGACCTTCAAGCGCCACGGGTTCGTGGGCGGCTGGAAGAACATCACCGGATACGACCCGTCCCTCGGCCCGATCAAGTGGCTGGTCTCGTTCATCGAGCTGTTCTCGAACCTGCTCGTCCGCCCGTTCACGCACGCGGTGCGACTGTTCGCGAACATGTTCGCCGGTCACCTGATGCTGGTGATGTTCACCGTTGCCTCCTGGTACCTGCTGAACAGCTACATGATCCCCGCCGCAGGCGTCTCGTTCGCGATGACGATGGCCATGATCGTCTTCGAGCTCTTCGTCCAGGCCGTCCAGGCGTACGTCTTCGTCCTGCTGGCCTGCTCCTACATTCAGGGCGCTCTCGCCGAGCACCACTGA